A single genomic interval of Zingiber officinale cultivar Zhangliang chromosome 4A, Zo_v1.1, whole genome shotgun sequence harbors:
- the LOC121969331 gene encoding flavonoid 3',5'-hydroxylase 1-like: MPSQITTEPTEAMATASIDSYLLGGAALLLALHLLLRRWILRKPRSRLPLPPGPRGVPVLGALPLVGASAHSNLARLAARYGPIMSLRLGSHLCVVASDASSARAFLKTADAQFAHRPDPISARDVSYQRQNLVMSDATPTWKHMRKLCSLHLLGGKALADWAPTRRAEFRRLVDALRRLHDAGQPVPIFDLLICTLANVVGTIVIGGRVFDDHGDESNKFKDMLSDLLTGGAQFNVGDFFPSIAWMDLQGIQSRMLSVHKRFDALLTRLFEEHQRTRGSRRGAPDFVDKVMANKVSEDGATISDVNVRALICDLFTAGTDTSSVVVEWTFAEMLKNPAILRRLQAETEAVVGRDRLLDESDIPKLPYLQAVCKEGLRLHPSTPLMLPHFSHEDSEVGGFFIPKHTRLLVNVWAIGRDPAVWENPLAFDPDRFLPGGKGERYDPLGSDGNFGFIPFGAGRRSCVGKLVGMLFVQCLVGTLAHAFDWELPEGEEEIDMEAKPGLALPKAVPLKAFARPRLSHAAYV; encoded by the exons ATGCCTTCACAAATCACAACGGAACCAACTGAAGCAATGGCTACCGCCAGCATCGACTCCTACCTTCTGGGCGGCGCCGCCCTCTTGCTCgccctccacctcctcctccgccggtgGATCCTCCGCAAGCCCCGGTCACGCCTCCCGCTGCCGCCGGGGCCTCGCGGCGTTCCCGTGCTGGGCGCCCTCCCCCTCGTCGGCGCAAGCGCGCACTCGAACCTCGCCCGGCTCGCCGCCCGGTACGGCCCCATCATGTCGCTCCGCCTCGGCTCCCACCTCTGCGTCGTCGCCTCCGACGCCTCCTCCGCCCGCGCCTTCCTCAAGACCGCTGACGCGCAGTTCGCCCACCGCCCCGACCCCATCAGCGCCCGCGACGTCAGCTACCAGCGCCAGAACCTGGTCATGTCCGACGCCACCCCGACGTGGAAGCACATGCGCAAGCTGTGCAGCCTCCACCTGCTCGGAGGCAAGGCCCTCGCCGACTGGGCCCCCACGCGCCGCGCCGAGTTCCGCCGCCTCGTCGACGCCCTCCGCCGCCTCCACGACGCCGGCCAGCCCGTCCCCATCTTCGACCTACTCATCTGCACCCTCGCCAACGTGGTGGGGACCATCGTCATCGGCGGAAGGGTCTTCGACGACCACGGCGACGAGTCCAACAAGTTCAAGGACATGCTCTCCGACTTGCTCACCGGCGGCGCGCAGTTCAACGTCGGCGACTTTTTCCCTTCGATTGCGTGGATGGACCTTCAG GGTATTCAATCGAGGATGCTCAGCGTGCACAAGAGATTTGATGCCCTGTTGACGAGGTTGTTCGAGGAGCACCAAAGAACAAGGGGGAGTCGCCGTGGCGCCCCCGACTTCGTCGACAAAGTGATGGCCAACAAGGTGTCGGAGGACGGCGCCACCATCTCCGACGTCAACGTCCGAGCCCTTATTTGT GATCTGTTCACTGCGGGCACTGACACATCATCGGTCGTGGTAGAATGGACCTTCGCGGAGATGCTGAAGAACCCGGCGATCCTCCGTCGCCTGCAGGCCGAGACGGAGGCGGTGGTGGGGCGCGACCGCCTGCTCGACGAATCCGACATCCCCAAGCTACCATACCTGCAGGCGGTGTGCAAGGAGGGGCTGCGCCTGCACCCGTCGACGCCGCTGATGCTGCCCCACTTCAGCCACGAGGACTCCGAGGTGGGCGGCTTCTTCATCCCCAAGCACACGCGGCTGCTGGTCAACGTGTGGGCTATCGGCCGTGACCCCGCCGTGTGGGAGAACCCGCTGGCCTTCGACCCAGACCGATTCCTCCCAGGCGGGAAGGGAGAGCGGTACGACCCTCTGGGCAGCGACGGCAACTTCGGGTTCATCCCCTTCGGGGCGGGCCGTCGATCGTGCGTCGGCAAGCTGGTTGGGATGCTGTTCGTGCAGTGCTTGGTGGGCACGCTGGCGCACGCCTTCGACTGGGAGCTTCCGGAGGGGGAGGAggagatcgacatggaagcaaaGCCGGGGCTGGCGCTCCCCAAGGCCGTGCCGCTCAAGGCCTTCGCCCGCCCGCGCTTGTCGCATGCGGCGTATGTTTGA